In Natronococcus occultus SP4, the following proteins share a genomic window:
- a CDS encoding zinc ribbon domain-containing protein, translated as MLDPGSYGIVGRLALAAFVSVAPTLLFLGLVRGLERLRDDALLLELRHREDVDVSPNDDVLDVLADGLEFDRADRSEYRCPSCETPNDSNARYCRECLAQLAEG; from the coding sequence ATGCTCGATCCGGGTAGCTACGGGATCGTCGGGCGACTCGCGCTCGCGGCGTTCGTCTCGGTCGCGCCGACGCTGCTCTTTCTCGGACTGGTCCGGGGCCTCGAGCGGCTACGGGACGACGCCCTGCTGCTCGAGTTACGCCACCGCGAGGACGTCGACGTCTCACCGAACGACGACGTCCTCGACGTCCTCGCCGACGGCCTCGAGTTCGACCGCGCCGACCGCTCGGAGTACCGGTGTCCGTCCTGCGAGACCCCAAACGACTCGAACGCGCGGTACTGTCGCGAGTGTCTGGCTCAGCTCGCGGAGGGCTAG
- a CDS encoding DUF7110 family protein, producing the protein MSTEESRHVYRLHSTLELPLEDLHDHIDEATFPDGVSDVEITRRNNTLILKAVAKDESVSKYTPTAQLKASVTENRVYEEDPDERHNSFRWDEDEEEEIESELVEFAAFKGDRETVLQNSLLQYEMFLVLCEIAEAAEKGTLTAIAEFDGELEATRIVEGEPRPADIEVVEGPRDHSSSQGGVNWRDNKFISD; encoded by the coding sequence ATGTCCACAGAGGAATCCAGACACGTATATCGGCTGCACTCGACCCTCGAACTGCCCCTCGAAGACCTCCACGACCACATCGACGAGGCGACGTTTCCCGACGGCGTCTCGGATGTCGAGATCACGCGACGCAACAACACGCTGATCCTGAAGGCCGTCGCCAAGGACGAATCGGTCAGCAAGTACACTCCGACGGCCCAGCTCAAGGCCAGCGTCACCGAGAACCGGGTCTACGAGGAAGACCCCGACGAGCGACACAACTCGTTCCGCTGGGACGAGGACGAAGAGGAAGAGATCGAATCGGAGCTCGTCGAGTTCGCCGCGTTCAAGGGCGACCGCGAGACCGTCCTCCAGAACTCGCTGTTGCAGTACGAGATGTTCCTCGTCCTCTGTGAGATCGCCGAGGCCGCCGAGAAGGGAACCCTGACCGCGATCGCCGAGTTCGACGGCGAGCTCGAGGCGACCCGTATCGTCGAGGGCGAGCCCCGACCCGCCGACATCGAGGTCGTCGAAGGTCCGCGGGACCACAGCTCGAGCCAGGGCGGCGTCAACTGGCGGGACAACAAGTTCATCAGCGACTGA
- a CDS encoding glutaredoxin family protein, which produces MDFPPNQGLDQDEVNEQVAETLEDNEVVLFMKGTELMPQCGYSRRALGLIDQYRDEYETVDVLDSLDEYRAALEEQSGWETIPQTYVDGEFVGGSDILAELEERGELAETLADE; this is translated from the coding sequence ATGGACTTCCCACCGAATCAGGGGCTCGACCAGGACGAGGTCAACGAACAGGTCGCCGAGACCCTCGAGGACAACGAGGTCGTCCTCTTTATGAAGGGAACCGAACTGATGCCCCAGTGTGGCTACTCCCGTCGCGCGCTCGGGCTGATCGACCAGTACCGCGACGAGTACGAGACCGTCGACGTCCTCGACTCGCTCGACGAGTACCGGGCGGCCCTCGAAGAACAGAGCGGCTGGGAGACGATTCCCCAGACGTACGTCGACGGTGAGTTCGTCGGCGGGTCGGACATCCTCGCGGAGCTCGAGGAGCGCGGCGAACTGGCCGAGACGCTCGCGGACGAATAG
- a CDS encoding DUF6691 family protein gives MSADHEQHPLFMPLVFVGGLIFGFGLGFSHMAQPEIVLNFLQFEDFGLLFVMFGAAVVTGITFFGIKHVRGTAPLTGTAYGRRLKTLDRNVVLGGGIFGVGWGLSGICPGAAYASLGIGNVAILYGIAGMFVGAYVQGYLRSADAGDDTPASTAD, from the coding sequence ATGAGCGCCGACCACGAGCAACATCCGCTGTTCATGCCGCTGGTGTTCGTCGGCGGACTGATCTTCGGCTTCGGACTCGGCTTCAGCCACATGGCCCAGCCCGAGATCGTCCTGAACTTCCTGCAGTTCGAGGACTTCGGACTGCTCTTTGTCATGTTCGGTGCCGCGGTCGTGACGGGGATCACCTTCTTCGGAATCAAACACGTCCGAGGGACGGCACCGCTTACCGGAACCGCCTACGGCCGTCGGCTGAAGACGCTCGACCGAAACGTCGTCCTCGGGGGCGGGATCTTCGGCGTCGGCTGGGGGCTGTCGGGGATCTGTCCCGGCGCGGCCTACGCCAGCCTCGGGATCGGCAACGTCGCGATCCTCTACGGGATCGCCGGTATGTTCGTCGGCGCGTACGTTCAGGGCTACCTGCGGTCGGCCGACGCCGGGGACGATACCCCGGCCTCGACGGCCGACTGA
- a CDS encoding YeeE/YedE family protein, with the protein MAVTPLLAVAFGELFPNGISHYAIGGLLVGLGTVVIYLGTGIAAGASTFLESTLSYVSNLSRFQRYRASRDWRVVFTLGIVAGAAVYAVTFQSGLVSSSLHQPATTGQLYDVGGLTLWLTDVQPWRLFLGGILIGIGTRVGKGCTSGHGVCGVGSASSASLVGVATFLLVAIGVAQLVQALGVSP; encoded by the coding sequence ATGGCAGTAACACCACTCCTCGCGGTCGCGTTCGGGGAGCTGTTCCCGAACGGGATCAGCCACTACGCGATCGGCGGTCTCCTCGTCGGTCTCGGTACCGTCGTCATCTATCTGGGCACCGGCATCGCCGCCGGCGCGAGCACGTTCCTCGAGTCGACCCTGTCGTACGTCTCGAACCTCTCGCGGTTCCAGCGGTACCGCGCTTCGCGGGACTGGCGGGTCGTGTTCACGCTGGGAATCGTCGCCGGCGCGGCCGTCTACGCGGTCACGTTCCAGTCCGGTCTGGTCTCGAGTTCGCTCCACCAGCCCGCGACGACCGGACAGCTCTACGACGTCGGCGGACTGACGCTGTGGCTGACCGACGTCCAGCCCTGGCGGCTGTTCCTCGGGGGAATCCTCATCGGGATCGGAACCCGCGTCGGCAAGGGGTGTACCTCGGGCCACGGCGTCTGTGGCGTCGGCTCGGCCTCGAGCGCCTCTCTCGTCGGCGTCGCGACCTTCCTGCTCGTTGCGATCGGCGTCGCCCAGTTGGTGCAGGCGCTGGGGGTGAGTCCCTGA
- a CDS encoding M14 family metallopeptidase codes for MKVAQLGSGTPEIAVVGGIHGDEPCGVRAVERLLDENPSVERPVKLVIANEEALERRVRFVDEDLNRAFPGDPDAKTHEGRLANELVEELSGCFTFSMHSTQSHAEPFAIVNEIGERAKSICPQLPVQAMVETSEFAEGRLFSEIDTVEVECGLQGSETAAQNAHRLTRAFLTAVGALPGDTVGRDLPVYRLVDAIPKGEADSYEVFVDNFTEIEPGDPFAAADGDMQVATESFYPVLMSSYGYRDVFGYAAEKLDVVTTSSAAD; via the coding sequence ATGAAAGTTGCACAGCTCGGGTCCGGAACGCCCGAGATAGCGGTTGTCGGAGGAATTCACGGCGACGAGCCCTGCGGGGTTCGCGCCGTCGAGCGGTTGCTCGACGAGAACCCGTCCGTCGAGCGTCCCGTCAAGCTCGTGATCGCCAACGAGGAGGCGCTCGAGCGACGGGTACGGTTCGTCGACGAGGACCTCAACCGGGCGTTTCCGGGCGATCCGGACGCCAAGACCCACGAGGGACGGCTCGCCAACGAGCTCGTCGAGGAGCTGTCGGGCTGTTTCACGTTCTCGATGCACTCCACGCAGAGCCACGCCGAACCGTTCGCCATCGTCAACGAGATCGGCGAACGGGCGAAGTCGATCTGTCCGCAGCTGCCCGTGCAGGCGATGGTCGAGACCAGCGAGTTTGCCGAGGGACGGCTGTTCTCCGAGATCGACACCGTCGAGGTCGAGTGCGGACTGCAGGGTTCCGAGACGGCAGCCCAGAACGCCCACCGGCTCACCCGGGCGTTTCTGACCGCCGTTGGCGCTCTGCCCGGCGACACGGTCGGTCGCGACCTGCCGGTGTACCGGCTCGTCGACGCCATTCCGAAAGGCGAGGCCGACAGCTACGAGGTCTTCGTCGACAACTTCACCGAGATCGAGCCGGGCGATCCCTTTGCTGCGGCCGACGGCGACATGCAGGTCGCCACCGAATCCTTCTACCCCGTGCTCATGTCCTCGTACGGCTACCGCGACGTCTTCGGCTACGCCGCCGAGAAGCTCGACGTTGTGACGACGTCGAGTGCAGCCGACTGA
- a CDS encoding DUF309 domain-containing protein, giving the protein MTDHTRDYSVAPPISGEPTGWDPDRGESNGWEHGTLRRAVVHGVRLFNDRAFHESHDCFEHEWYNYGHGTTESSFLHGMVQVAAGAYKRADFEDDDGMRSLFRTALQYLQGIPDDYYGVDVREVRQTLETALEEPAAIDGWLIPLDGERPTARPIDREYAADVETGP; this is encoded by the coding sequence ATGACCGACCACACGCGAGACTACTCCGTCGCGCCGCCGATCTCGGGGGAGCCGACGGGCTGGGATCCCGACCGTGGGGAGTCGAACGGCTGGGAACACGGCACGCTCCGGCGGGCTGTCGTCCACGGCGTGCGGCTGTTCAACGACCGCGCGTTCCACGAGTCCCACGACTGTTTCGAACACGAGTGGTACAACTACGGCCACGGGACGACGGAGAGCTCCTTCCTGCACGGGATGGTTCAGGTCGCCGCCGGTGCCTACAAGCGAGCCGACTTCGAGGACGACGACGGGATGCGAAGCCTGTTCCGGACGGCCCTGCAGTACCTACAGGGGATCCCCGACGACTACTACGGCGTCGACGTTCGTGAGGTCCGTCAAACCCTGGAGACGGCCCTCGAGGAGCCGGCTGCGATCGACGGCTGGCTAATTCCGCTGGACGGCGAGCGACCGACCGCCCGACCGATCGATCGAGAGTACGCGGCCGACGTCGAGACCGGTCCCTGA
- a CDS encoding inositol monophosphatase family protein yields the protein MSDSDELDRRADTAVRAARAGAAVAGEAFRTTLEVETKNGKTDVVTRADREAQVAVIEAIRETYPDDPVVGEEEDELKEVPESGPAWIVDPIDGTNNFVRGIRSFGTAVAAVVDGEPVGAATVCPALDDEYRSGPEGAFRNDEPIAVSDCADPEAATVSPTFWWDFDHRDQYAAANREIVTRFGDMRRFGCAQLGLAMVASGALEGITTNLRANPWDTVAGVHLIRQAGGQVTDLEGERWRHDSEGLVASNGAVHEELLEAARGIDP from the coding sequence ATGAGCGACTCCGACGAGCTCGATCGACGCGCCGACACCGCCGTACGGGCGGCCCGAGCGGGCGCCGCTGTCGCCGGCGAGGCGTTTCGCACGACCCTGGAGGTCGAGACGAAAAACGGCAAGACCGACGTCGTCACGCGGGCCGACCGCGAGGCCCAGGTCGCGGTGATCGAGGCGATCCGCGAGACCTACCCCGACGACCCCGTCGTCGGCGAGGAAGAGGACGAACTGAAGGAGGTTCCCGAATCGGGGCCGGCCTGGATCGTCGACCCCATCGACGGGACGAACAACTTCGTCCGGGGGATCCGATCGTTCGGTACCGCCGTCGCCGCGGTCGTCGACGGCGAACCCGTCGGCGCCGCGACGGTGTGTCCGGCCCTGGACGACGAGTACCGGAGCGGTCCCGAGGGGGCGTTCCGGAACGACGAGCCGATCGCGGTCAGCGATTGCGCCGACCCCGAGGCCGCGACGGTCTCGCCGACGTTCTGGTGGGACTTCGACCACCGCGATCAGTACGCCGCCGCGAACCGCGAGATCGTGACCCGTTTCGGCGACATGCGACGGTTCGGCTGCGCTCAGCTCGGGCTCGCGATGGTCGCTTCGGGTGCCCTCGAGGGGATCACCACGAACCTGCGGGCGAACCCCTGGGACACCGTCGCCGGCGTCCACCTGATCCGGCAGGCTGGGGGCCAAGTGACCGACCTCGAGGGTGAGCGCTGGCGCCACGACAGCGAGGGGTTGGTCGCCTCGAACGGCGCGGTTCACGAGGAGCTGCTCGAGGCTGCGCGAGGGATCGACCCGTAG